In the genome of Longimicrobium sp., one region contains:
- a CDS encoding pyridoxamine 5'-phosphate oxidase family protein yields the protein MGKTLPSITDELAEFIRAQPVFFVATAPLAEDGHVNLSPKGLDSFRVLSPHRVAYLDLTGSGNETSAHLAENGRVTFMFCAFQGAPRILRLFGRGRAVLPGDGEWDQLRPLFPDFPGVRQIVAADVTRVQTSCGFGVPRMDFAAERDQLPRWAERKGEDGIAVYQREKNAASIDGLPTPLGMRLAEPVNQTGGR from the coding sequence ATGGGAAAGACGCTTCCCTCCATCACCGACGAGCTGGCGGAGTTCATCCGCGCGCAACCGGTGTTCTTCGTGGCCACGGCGCCGCTGGCGGAAGACGGGCACGTGAACCTCTCGCCCAAGGGGCTGGACAGCTTCCGCGTGCTGTCGCCGCACCGGGTCGCCTACCTGGACCTGACGGGGAGCGGGAACGAGACCTCGGCGCACCTGGCCGAGAACGGCCGCGTCACCTTCATGTTCTGCGCGTTCCAGGGGGCCCCGCGCATCCTGCGCCTCTTCGGCCGCGGCCGCGCGGTGCTGCCGGGCGACGGGGAGTGGGACCAGCTCCGGCCGCTCTTCCCCGACTTCCCCGGCGTGCGGCAGATCGTGGCGGCGGACGTCACGCGGGTGCAGACGTCGTGCGGCTTCGGCGTGCCGCGGATGGACTTCGCCGCCGAGCGCGACCAGCTGCCGCGCTGGGCGGAGAGGAAAGGCGAGGACGGGATCGCCGTCTACCAGCGCGAGAAGAACGCGGCGAGCATCGACGGGCTGCCGACGCCGCTGGGGATGCGCCTGGCGGAGCCGGTGAATCAAACCGGCGGCCGGTGA
- a CDS encoding RHS repeat-associated core domain-containing protein, whose translation MSTAVRWCLAALLLAGAAAERAAAQSCSPTYQQVVAAVYPQVMERGADASAIGYWGAQLQNGMTVKQLVSALAHSEEYRVSYITPYDGPTIVANLYRHLLAREPDPGASGWVSYGQSAGWDAVIDGFLGSQEYADRFGEHAVPGDPVTAWDCARVTTLVTPAGHSGAVRNVAQGSATAAYTTPAYVSRDVPRSVTLFYASGQAAPRGFVQLDVVDNSPSPPAKVSIRVKDPGGAWVTDEVFYAAGGGANRVAAQWDATFTPTGAYLYTAVVRVYRGDGTFTETAVGTRVIIINERWGPYGAGWSIPGLQRLYAQADGILATNGDGSAVFFASSGAGYASPAGETSTLGFDGTHFRRRWLDGSTAVFHGDGKLWKVEDRFGNATTFAYSASGKVTSITDPAGKVITFGYYACCDVLATITDPAGRTSSVFYSGDSQSENLEFRDPTGTRALLAVVRNSDKRLAAWADRAGAAWDVAYDHTGALASVTAPQVSTTDAGVTRPVAAHGSLQKAVLPAPGAGTWAAPAARVQPHEVRVTITDPRGNTTRVAVDRFGNPTRVEDPLGRATVIDRDGAGHAVRTVSPSGHTVWEARRGEDVVLRRDETTGAEVRASYEPTYHQPTHVWGSTTEVWNYYGAQGRLDSTRVGTATAPRTAFTYTPDGRVASETDPEGHGVFYDYSGNTWQNLSSVATGSVETTSRRVATRTFDDYGREAVSVSPNNDVTRTFYDLLNRPTLAVGAENDTTRYEYGPVDVWRVTDPRGQAYQFNRNALGWVESEVDPRGGVLQYRYDRAGNRTGVTNRRGQAVEFGYDALGRMTSRVAGGVTTTWSYDPADRWVQASNPESTDRVELDAAGRPLRTVTTRAGVTYTVENAFDARGLRTGLSVTGPWSGAHTAGFRYNARMQLDTLIDFGGGRTVIEHDQDGLEVMRTLPSGVWISGGHTSLHTPTDVHYAHLSLYGPLDSRFGYDANGLVAARLTPYSDYQGSGDLVREYSYDRLGRLLGFSDEAFYDQDQVCPGGQDMDPDNGACVPAGTSQFFGALSYTYDKVGNRTDGGAVIETGNRLTQFNGYALQYDADGNLVQKSRTVPAQFNQVLYWNSLGELEGATTNGVGVSYGYDGFGRRVRRSGGPEGTVRYLYDGDDLLMELDGAGSVLREYTYYPGVDNPHSVRVWANGAGGVVYHYAMEHPGHVAGLIGPGNQLAAQYEYAPWGESEYAAGVQQPLRYMARELDPGTQLYYVRNRWYDPALARFVSEDPIGLEGGINPYVYAGNSPTNATDPFGLCVVFKGATDKDHARVNKGLDEYCPIGLEVITATSRSGGRGWSGYFTAYSGTYFAANPVGRGEGGGGGGQERIKMYIEFEQFRDNELAERFIGCKEKYYISAEYGGIYGEWYMYRTDTELQIFSFHTMSVNRKVWYAGQVYTEEYGTHQARGWVNCTTGGVKWTTPPFFVTLSPP comes from the coding sequence ATGTCCACAGCCGTCAGGTGGTGCCTGGCTGCGCTCCTGCTCGCCGGGGCGGCCGCCGAACGGGCCGCCGCCCAGAGCTGCAGCCCGACCTACCAGCAGGTCGTCGCGGCCGTGTACCCGCAGGTCATGGAGCGGGGGGCGGACGCCTCGGCCATCGGTTACTGGGGGGCGCAGCTGCAGAACGGGATGACGGTGAAGCAGCTCGTCTCCGCACTCGCGCACAGCGAAGAGTACCGGGTCAGCTACATCACCCCGTACGACGGCCCCACCATCGTCGCCAACCTGTACCGGCACCTGCTGGCGCGCGAGCCGGACCCCGGCGCCTCGGGGTGGGTGAGCTACGGGCAGTCCGCGGGGTGGGACGCGGTGATCGACGGCTTCCTCGGCAGCCAGGAGTACGCGGACCGCTTCGGGGAGCACGCGGTCCCCGGCGACCCGGTCACCGCGTGGGACTGCGCCCGCGTGACCACGCTCGTCACCCCCGCGGGCCACTCCGGCGCGGTGAGGAACGTGGCGCAGGGGAGCGCGACGGCGGCCTACACCACCCCGGCGTACGTGAGCAGGGACGTGCCCCGGTCGGTGACGCTCTTCTACGCCAGCGGGCAGGCCGCCCCACGGGGCTTCGTGCAGCTCGACGTGGTCGACAACTCGCCGTCGCCGCCCGCGAAGGTGTCGATCCGGGTGAAGGACCCCGGCGGCGCCTGGGTAACCGACGAGGTGTTCTACGCGGCCGGCGGCGGGGCGAACCGGGTGGCCGCGCAGTGGGACGCCACCTTCACTCCCACGGGCGCCTACCTCTACACGGCGGTGGTCCGCGTCTACCGGGGCGACGGCACCTTCACGGAGACCGCGGTCGGCACCCGGGTGATCATCATCAACGAGAGGTGGGGTCCCTACGGGGCGGGGTGGAGCATCCCGGGCCTGCAGCGGCTGTACGCGCAGGCGGACGGGATCCTGGCGACCAACGGCGACGGCTCCGCGGTGTTCTTCGCGAGCAGCGGCGCGGGCTACGCCTCGCCCGCCGGCGAGACCAGCACGCTCGGCTTCGACGGGACCCACTTCCGGCGCCGCTGGCTCGACGGCTCCACCGCGGTCTTCCACGGCGACGGGAAGCTCTGGAAGGTGGAGGACCGCTTCGGCAACGCGACCACCTTCGCGTACAGCGCGTCGGGGAAGGTGACCAGCATCACCGACCCGGCGGGGAAGGTGATCACCTTCGGCTACTACGCGTGCTGCGACGTGCTGGCCACCATCACCGACCCGGCGGGGCGCACCAGCAGCGTCTTCTACTCCGGCGACAGCCAGTCGGAGAACCTCGAGTTCCGCGACCCCACGGGCACGCGCGCGCTCCTGGCCGTCGTGCGGAACTCGGACAAGCGGCTGGCCGCCTGGGCCGACCGGGCCGGCGCCGCCTGGGACGTGGCGTACGACCACACGGGCGCCCTGGCCAGCGTGACCGCCCCGCAGGTGAGCACCACCGACGCGGGCGTCACCCGGCCGGTCGCCGCGCACGGCTCGCTGCAGAAGGCGGTGCTCCCGGCGCCGGGCGCCGGCACCTGGGCCGCGCCCGCCGCGCGCGTGCAGCCGCACGAGGTGCGCGTGACCATCACGGACCCGCGGGGGAACACCACGCGCGTGGCGGTGGACCGCTTCGGGAACCCCACCCGCGTCGAGGATCCGCTCGGGCGCGCGACGGTGATCGACCGGGACGGGGCGGGCCACGCGGTGCGCACGGTCTCTCCCTCGGGGCACACGGTGTGGGAGGCGCGCCGGGGCGAGGACGTCGTCCTGCGGCGCGACGAGACCACGGGCGCCGAGGTGCGGGCCTCGTACGAGCCGACGTACCACCAGCCCACGCACGTCTGGGGGAGCACCACCGAGGTGTGGAACTACTACGGCGCGCAGGGCCGGCTGGACAGCACGCGCGTGGGCACGGCCACGGCGCCCCGCACGGCCTTCACCTACACTCCCGACGGGCGGGTCGCCTCAGAGACCGACCCGGAGGGACACGGGGTGTTCTACGACTACTCGGGGAACACCTGGCAGAACCTGTCCTCCGTCGCCACGGGGAGCGTGGAGACCACCAGCCGGCGCGTGGCCACCCGCACCTTCGACGACTACGGGCGCGAGGCGGTGAGCGTCTCCCCGAACAACGACGTGACGCGGACCTTCTACGACCTGCTGAACCGGCCGACCCTGGCGGTGGGTGCGGAGAACGACACCACGAGGTACGAGTACGGCCCCGTGGACGTGTGGCGGGTGACCGACCCCAGGGGGCAGGCCTACCAGTTCAACCGCAACGCGCTCGGCTGGGTGGAGAGCGAGGTGGACCCCCGCGGCGGGGTGCTCCAGTACCGCTACGACCGCGCGGGCAACCGCACCGGCGTCACCAACCGCCGGGGCCAGGCGGTGGAGTTCGGCTACGACGCCCTGGGCCGCATGACCTCCCGGGTGGCGGGCGGCGTCACCACCACCTGGAGCTACGACCCCGCGGACCGGTGGGTGCAGGCCTCGAACCCGGAGAGCACCGACCGCGTCGAGCTCGACGCGGCGGGGCGGCCGCTGCGCACGGTGACCACCCGGGCGGGCGTCACCTACACCGTCGAGAACGCCTTCGACGCCCGCGGGCTGCGCACGGGGCTCTCCGTCACGGGGCCCTGGTCCGGCGCCCACACGGCGGGCTTCCGCTACAACGCCCGCATGCAGCTGGACACGCTCATCGACTTCGGGGGCGGCCGCACCGTCATCGAGCACGACCAGGACGGGCTGGAGGTGATGCGCACGCTCCCCTCCGGCGTCTGGATCAGCGGGGGCCACACGTCGCTGCACACCCCCACGGACGTCCACTACGCCCACCTCTCGCTGTACGGCCCGCTGGACAGCCGCTTCGGCTACGACGCCAACGGGCTGGTCGCCGCCCGGCTGACCCCGTACAGCGACTACCAGGGCTCGGGCGACCTGGTGCGCGAGTACAGCTACGACCGGCTCGGGCGGCTCCTGGGGTTCAGCGACGAGGCCTTCTACGACCAGGACCAGGTCTGTCCCGGCGGGCAGGACATGGACCCGGACAACGGCGCGTGCGTCCCCGCGGGGACGTCGCAGTTCTTCGGCGCGCTCAGCTACACCTACGACAAGGTGGGCAACCGCACCGACGGCGGCGCGGTGATCGAGACCGGGAACCGGCTGACGCAGTTCAACGGCTACGCGCTCCAGTACGACGCGGACGGCAACCTGGTGCAGAAGTCCAGGACCGTCCCGGCGCAGTTCAACCAGGTCCTGTACTGGAACAGCCTGGGCGAGCTGGAGGGCGCCACCACGAACGGGGTGGGCGTGAGCTACGGCTACGACGGCTTCGGTCGGCGCGTCCGGCGCAGCGGCGGTCCCGAGGGCACCGTCCGGTACCTGTACGACGGCGACGACCTGCTGATGGAGCTGGACGGCGCGGGGAGCGTGCTGCGCGAGTACACCTACTACCCGGGCGTCGACAACCCGCACAGCGTGCGCGTGTGGGCGAACGGGGCCGGGGGCGTGGTCTACCACTACGCCATGGAGCACCCGGGACACGTGGCCGGGCTGATCGGCCCGGGGAACCAGCTCGCCGCGCAGTACGAGTACGCGCCCTGGGGCGAGTCCGAGTACGCGGCGGGGGTGCAGCAGCCGCTGCGCTACATGGCGCGCGAGCTGGACCCGGGCACGCAGCTCTACTACGTCCGCAACCGCTGGTACGACCCGGCCCTGGCCCGCTTCGTCAGCGAAGACCCGATCGGCCTGGAAGGAGGGATCAACCCGTACGTGTACGCGGGGAACAGCCCGACCAACGCCACGGACCCGTTCGGCCTGTGCGTCGTGTTCAAGGGTGCCACGGACAAGGACCACGCGCGAGTGAACAAGGGACTGGACGAGTACTGTCCCATCGGGCTTGAGGTGATCACCGCGACCAGCCGGTCGGGGGGGCGGGGATGGAGTGGATACTTCACGGCATACTCCGGGACGTACTTCGCGGCGAATCCGGTCGGACGCGGGGAGGGTGGCGGCGGGGGCGGGCAAGAACGAATCAAGATGTACATCGAGTTCGAACAGTTTCGCGATAACGAGCTTGCCGAGCGGTTCATCGGCTGCAAGGAGAAGTACTACATCTCTGCGGAATACGGAGGCATTTACGGGGAGTGGTACATGTACCGGACGGATACGGAACTCCAGATCTTCAGCTTCCACACCATGTCTGTCAACCGGAAAGTCTGGTACGCTGGGCAGGTATACACCGAGGAATATGGGACGCACCAGGCAAGGGGCTGGGTGAACTGCACGACCGGGGGAGTGAAGTGGACAACGCCGCCGTTCTTCGTGACACTGTCACCGCCTTGA
- a CDS encoding GNAT family N-acetyltransferase: protein MCERFEWELRAFADPHGREGVVRLYEPRDHGPLLAMYAALGADDGRAGRGEAARCAWMARLAGRGINAVGSLGGALAGHAVLLPDGRHDCEIAVFVHPDFRRLGLGAELVRGVLGFAAECGFRRVWSAADTENEAAARLAGRTGFAPRADGRWWTDLEPLPLYARPLVARAR from the coding sequence ATGTGCGAGCGATTCGAATGGGAGCTGCGAGCCTTCGCCGACCCGCACGGGCGCGAGGGCGTGGTGAGGCTGTACGAGCCGCGCGACCACGGGCCGCTGCTGGCGATGTACGCCGCGCTGGGCGCGGACGACGGCCGGGCGGGGCGCGGCGAGGCGGCGCGGTGCGCGTGGATGGCGCGGCTGGCGGGGCGCGGGATCAACGCGGTGGGCTCGCTGGGCGGGGCGCTGGCGGGGCACGCGGTGCTGCTGCCGGACGGGAGGCACGACTGCGAGATCGCGGTCTTCGTCCACCCGGACTTCCGCCGCCTGGGGCTCGGCGCCGAGCTGGTGCGCGGCGTGCTGGGCTTCGCGGCGGAGTGCGGCTTCCGCCGGGTGTGGTCGGCCGCCGACACGGAAAACGAGGCCGCGGCGCGCCTGGCCGGCCGCACGGGGTTCGCGCCGCGGGCGGACGGGCGCTGGTGGACGGACCTGGAGCCGCTACCCCTCTACGCGAGGCCGCTGGTGGCGCGGGCTCGCTGA